A window of the Bacillota bacterium genome harbors these coding sequences:
- the sat gene encoding sulfate adenylyltransferase — protein MDAGLIEPYGGRLVDCRVSGIAAERLRREARHLPRAELSPVEAADLALIACGAYSPLDGFMGREAYGEVVQRMYLPSGLPWTLPVVLRVGRELAARLQAGDMVALCPPEQDPVGVLFVDDVFPIDPQREAREVFGTDSPAHPGVAAVLGAPEWCLGGPVRVWAAPDWPATALTPQESRAAFPQRGWQRVAAFQTRNPAHRAHEHLQKCVLEVVDGMLLHPLVGPTRSEDLPAPVRWRAYEILIHYYFPPERVLLAAFPGAMRYGGPREAVFHALVRRNFGCTHFVVGRDHAGVGSFYGPYDAQRLFDRFDPNVIGIEVLRFDAAFYCRRCGGMATLRSCPHGRAERVVLSGTEVRRRLRDGETLPEEFARPEIANFLLRAG, from the coding sequence ATGGACGCGGGCTTGATTGAACCGTACGGAGGGCGGCTCGTGGACTGCCGCGTATCGGGCATCGCTGCGGAGCGCTTGCGGCGCGAGGCGCGCCACCTGCCCCGCGCTGAACTCTCCCCGGTCGAGGCGGCCGACCTGGCGCTCATCGCGTGCGGGGCTTACAGCCCCCTGGACGGCTTCATGGGCCGGGAGGCCTATGGGGAGGTCGTCCAGCGCATGTACCTGCCGTCGGGGCTGCCGTGGACCCTTCCGGTGGTGCTGCGCGTCGGGCGTGAACTGGCGGCCCGCCTCCAGGCGGGCGACATGGTGGCGCTTTGCCCGCCGGAACAGGACCCGGTGGGGGTTTTGTTCGTGGACGACGTCTTCCCCATCGACCCCCAACGCGAGGCCCGGGAGGTGTTCGGGACGGACAGCCCTGCGCACCCGGGCGTCGCCGCGGTCCTGGGCGCCCCGGAGTGGTGCCTCGGGGGGCCGGTGCGGGTGTGGGCGGCGCCGGACTGGCCTGCGACGGCGCTGACGCCGCAGGAGAGCCGCGCGGCGTTTCCACAGCGCGGCTGGCAGAGGGTGGCCGCCTTCCAGACCCGGAACCCCGCGCACCGGGCCCACGAGCACCTGCAAAAGTGCGTCCTGGAGGTCGTTGACGGGATGTTGCTGCACCCCCTGGTGGGGCCGACCCGCAGCGAAGACCTGCCGGCGCCCGTGCGGTGGCGGGCGTACGAGATCCTGATCCACTACTACTTTCCCCCGGAACGGGTTCTGCTGGCCGCCTTCCCGGGCGCCATGCGCTACGGAGGGCCCCGCGAGGCGGTGTTTCACGCGCTGGTGCGGCGCAATTTCGGGTGCACCCACTTCGTGGTGGGGCGGGATCACGCCGGCGTGGGGTCGTTCTACGGCCCGTACGACGCCCAGCGCCTGTTCGACCGTTTCGACCCCAACGTCATCGGCATCGAGGTGCTGCGGTTCGACGCGGCGTTTTACTGCCGGCGGTGCGGGGGCATGGCCACGCTGCGGAGTTGCCCGCACGGCCGCGCGGAACGGGTGGTGCTGAGCGGCACGGAGGTGCGCCGCAGGCTGCGGGATGGCGAGACGCTTCCAGAGGAGTTCGCCAGGCCCGAGATCGCCAATTTCTTGCTCAGGGCAGGATGA
- a CDS encoding superoxide dismutase family protein, whose protein sequence is MAGRSPFIGAFRAKSAVPLLLAVVIAVVAYAFLRHPAATAADAVAEIEGGPLAPNLKGSVSFEEAPGGTWVTVEVDGLPPYLAGTPPIGPHGFHIHEVGDCTVGDPADPFLAAGSHFNPDRQPHGNHAGDFPVLFSHQGHARMSLFTDRFRPADVVGRAVIIHENPDDFRSDPAGNSGRRLGCGVVRRPG, encoded by the coding sequence ATGGCGGGCCGTTCGCCCTTCATCGGGGCTTTTCGGGCAAAAAGCGCGGTGCCTCTACTCCTGGCCGTGGTCATCGCCGTGGTGGCGTACGCCTTCCTGCGCCATCCGGCGGCCACGGCGGCGGATGCCGTCGCCGAGATCGAGGGCGGCCCGCTGGCGCCCAACCTGAAGGGTTCGGTGAGCTTCGAGGAGGCCCCGGGCGGCACGTGGGTGACGGTTGAGGTGGACGGCCTGCCGCCTTACCTGGCCGGCACGCCACCCATCGGCCCGCACGGCTTCCACATTCACGAGGTGGGGGACTGCACCGTCGGCGACCCCGCCGACCCCTTCCTCGCCGCCGGCAGCCACTTCAACCCCGACCGCCAGCCGCACGGCAACCACGCGGGCGACTTCCCCGTCCTCTTCTCGCACCAGGGGCACGCCCGCATGAGCTTGTTCACGGATCGCTTCCGTCCGGCGGACGTGGTGGGCCGGGCCGTCATCATCCACGAAAATCCCGACGACTTCCGCTCGGATCCCGCCGGCAACTCAGGGCGCCGCCTCGGTTGCGGTGTCGTGCGCCGCCCCGGGTAG
- a CDS encoding ABC transporter ATP-binding protein codes for MSEPILQLRGIVKRFPGVVANDGIDLDLYPGEILALLGENGAGKTTLMNVLYGLLQPDAGEIRVRGRPAHFRSPADAMAAGIGMVHQHFMLVPVMTVAENVVLGAEPVRHRYKLDRRKAARAVEDISGKFGLAVDPHALVRELPVGVQQRVEIIKVLYRNARVLILDEPTAVLTPQEVDELFRILKGLVAAGHSVIFITHKLKEALEIADRIVVLRQGRVVGATAPGRTTEADLAAMMVGRGVALEVEKGPAKPGDVVLRVEGVWVFDERGAAAVQGVDFEVRSGEIVGVAGVQGNGQTELMEALMGLRPVAAGRVSILGRALSALSVRDLVELGVAYIPEDRQRDGLVLAFPVYENLALNTYYRPPAAGRGVLRLEAMRKHAEDLVQTFDIRTPSVDVAVSTLSGGNQQKVIVAREFSRPIRLLLASQPTRGLDVASVEYIHRRIIEQRDAGAGVLLVSTELEEILSLSDRIAVMYRGRIVALEERTRLSRERLGLLMAGVAA; via the coding sequence TTGAGCGAACCCATCCTTCAGCTCCGGGGGATCGTCAAGCGCTTTCCCGGCGTGGTCGCCAACGACGGCATCGACCTGGACCTGTACCCCGGCGAGATCCTGGCCCTCCTCGGCGAGAACGGCGCGGGCAAGACCACGCTGATGAACGTGCTCTACGGCCTGCTGCAGCCGGACGCCGGGGAGATCCGGGTACGGGGACGGCCGGCCCACTTCCGTAGCCCGGCGGACGCCATGGCGGCCGGCATCGGAATGGTGCACCAGCACTTCATGCTGGTGCCGGTGATGACGGTCGCCGAAAACGTCGTGCTGGGGGCGGAGCCCGTCCGCCACCGCTACAAGCTTGACCGCCGGAAGGCGGCCAGGGCCGTCGAGGACATTTCCGGGAAATTCGGGCTGGCCGTGGACCCGCATGCGCTGGTCCGGGAGCTTCCGGTCGGCGTCCAGCAACGCGTGGAGATCATCAAGGTGCTCTACCGCAACGCCCGCGTCCTGATTCTGGACGAGCCCACCGCGGTGCTCACCCCGCAGGAGGTGGACGAGCTTTTCCGCATCCTGAAAGGCCTGGTTGCCGCCGGCCACTCGGTCATCTTCATCACGCACAAGCTCAAAGAGGCTCTGGAGATCGCCGACCGCATCGTCGTGCTGCGGCAGGGCCGCGTGGTGGGTGCCACCGCGCCAGGCAGGACGACCGAGGCGGATCTGGCCGCCATGATGGTGGGGCGGGGCGTGGCGCTCGAGGTCGAGAAGGGGCCCGCGAAGCCGGGGGACGTCGTGCTCCGGGTGGAAGGGGTCTGGGTGTTCGACGAACGCGGCGCTGCGGCAGTACAGGGTGTCGACTTCGAGGTGCGGTCCGGAGAGATCGTGGGGGTGGCCGGGGTCCAGGGCAACGGCCAGACCGAACTCATGGAAGCGCTCATGGGCCTGCGGCCCGTGGCCGCGGGCCGGGTGAGCATCCTTGGCCGGGCCCTTTCGGCTCTTTCGGTGCGGGACCTGGTCGAGCTGGGGGTCGCCTACATTCCGGAGGACCGGCAGCGCGACGGTCTGGTACTGGCTTTCCCCGTTTACGAAAACCTGGCGCTCAACACGTACTACCGCCCGCCGGCCGCCGGCCGGGGTGTGCTGCGCCTGGAAGCGATGCGCAAGCACGCGGAAGACCTCGTGCAGACTTTCGACATCCGCACCCCCTCGGTGGACGTTGCGGTGAGCACGCTCTCTGGCGGCAACCAGCAGAAGGTGATCGTGGCGCGGGAGTTCTCCCGGCCCATCCGGCTCCTGCTTGCCTCCCAGCCGACGCGAGGGCTTGACGTGGCGTCCGTGGAGTATATCCACCGGCGTATCATCGAGCAGCGTGACGCGGGGGCAGGGGTGCTCCTGGTCTCCACCGAGCTCGAGGAGATCCTGTCGTTGAGCGATCGCATCGCGGTGATGTACAGGGGCCGGATAGTAGCCCTGGAGGAGCGCACCCGCCTGAGCCGCGAGCGCCTCGGCCTGCTGATGGCGGGTGTGGCCGCATGA
- a CDS encoding S9 family peptidase: protein MDSAPRTRRLITSRDLLQMRFVGDVQLSPDGQRVAWVERWIDPDADAYRSRIMVAPADGSAPPAPFTAGTAQDKAPRWSPDGRWLGFLSNRPLEGRGVAGRKDQLGPAQGPAPPPFQLYVMPAFGGEARPLTRLKRGAGVPLWSPDGRRIAFIAEVDPSRGVERLGDEDPDEKDPYRRFNRDVKVITRLYYKEDGVGLFDGRRHHLMMVEFRPEQGDSPDREPEVVAVTMGAFDIRSADWMPDGRTLVAVTNTDPEADYQRWRDVYLVPVDPGRPGGPFERVTASDLRITEVRVAPDGRRLAFTGYDLELGQYSNHHLYVLELDGAPQVRRCLTQASDLTVGNAALHDVAIDAGTSFSWASHGSGIYAKVSHRGAVDLFYFPVDGPGGDRGEAAVQLTRGAHVVHDFSVRDASGRAALLFIDELSPGDVWAGRVRPDRLDEVRRLSRTNEALLEQLELSKPEGFQFESDGLALDGWVMRPAKFEPGRRYPTILQIHGGPMAMYGYAFFFEFQLLASHGYAVIYTNPRGSQGYGQSFCAAIRGDWGNKDFQDVMALVDEAVRRYDFIDPERLGVAGGSYGGFMTNWVIGHTARFKAAVTMRSVANEYSFFGTSDIGYHDLYDFKVPPWENPEAYLKMSPLHYAGRIRTPTLVIHSEMDLRCPIEQAEQLYVALKAQRVPVEFVRFAGESHGLSRGGKPWHRVFRLDRILDWFERYLKGPEPTQA from the coding sequence GTGGACAGCGCACCGCGCACGAGGCGCCTGATCACCTCGCGGGATCTCCTGCAGATGCGCTTTGTCGGCGACGTCCAGCTTTCTCCCGACGGGCAGAGGGTCGCGTGGGTGGAACGCTGGATCGATCCCGACGCCGACGCCTATCGCTCCCGCATCATGGTGGCCCCGGCCGACGGTTCGGCGCCACCGGCCCCCTTCACAGCCGGAACTGCCCAGGACAAAGCGCCGCGGTGGTCGCCCGACGGGCGCTGGCTTGGGTTCCTCTCGAACCGGCCCCTCGAGGGCCGGGGCGTGGCCGGCCGCAAAGATCAGTTGGGGCCGGCGCAGGGCCCGGCGCCGCCGCCCTTCCAACTGTACGTGATGCCGGCGTTCGGCGGTGAGGCCCGGCCGCTCACCCGGCTGAAGCGCGGCGCCGGGGTGCCTCTCTGGTCGCCGGACGGGAGGCGCATCGCGTTCATCGCGGAGGTGGACCCGTCCCGGGGCGTGGAGCGGCTCGGCGACGAGGATCCGGACGAGAAGGACCCCTACCGCCGGTTCAACCGGGACGTGAAGGTGATCACCCGCCTTTACTACAAAGAGGACGGGGTGGGGCTCTTTGACGGCAGGCGCCACCACCTGATGATGGTCGAGTTCCGGCCGGAGCAGGGGGACTCGCCAGACCGGGAGCCGGAGGTCGTTGCGGTGACGATGGGAGCCTTCGATATCCGGTCGGCGGACTGGATGCCGGACGGCCGCACCCTGGTCGCCGTCACCAACACCGACCCGGAGGCCGACTACCAGCGGTGGAGGGACGTGTACCTGGTGCCGGTGGATCCTGGCCGGCCGGGCGGGCCGTTCGAGCGGGTGACGGCGTCAGACCTGCGCATCACGGAGGTGCGGGTGGCGCCGGACGGCCGGCGGCTGGCGTTCACCGGCTACGACCTGGAGCTCGGCCAGTACTCCAACCACCACCTGTACGTGCTCGAACTGGACGGCGCCCCCCAGGTCCGCCGCTGCCTTACGCAAGCCTCCGACCTCACGGTCGGCAACGCCGCCTTGCACGACGTGGCCATCGACGCGGGCACCTCGTTTTCGTGGGCGTCGCACGGCTCGGGGATTTACGCGAAGGTGAGCCACCGCGGAGCGGTGGACCTGTTCTATTTCCCGGTGGACGGGCCGGGCGGCGACAGAGGCGAAGCGGCCGTACAGCTGACCCGCGGGGCGCACGTTGTGCACGACTTCAGCGTGCGCGACGCGTCCGGGCGGGCGGCCCTGTTGTTCATCGACGAACTGTCTCCCGGCGACGTGTGGGCCGGGCGGGTGCGACCGGACCGCCTCGATGAGGTACGGCGGCTTTCCCGCACCAACGAGGCGCTGCTCGAACAGCTCGAGCTGTCGAAACCCGAAGGGTTCCAGTTCGAGTCCGACGGCCTTGCGCTGGACGGCTGGGTCATGCGGCCGGCGAAGTTCGAGCCCGGGCGGCGCTATCCGACCATCCTGCAGATCCACGGCGGCCCGATGGCCATGTACGGGTACGCGTTCTTCTTCGAGTTCCAGCTTCTCGCAAGCCACGGCTACGCCGTCATCTACACGAACCCGCGAGGAAGCCAGGGCTATGGCCAGTCGTTCTGCGCGGCCATCCGGGGCGACTGGGGCAACAAGGACTTCCAGGACGTCATGGCGCTGGTGGACGAGGCCGTGCGCCGCTACGACTTCATCGATCCGGAGCGGCTCGGCGTGGCGGGCGGCAGCTACGGCGGCTTCATGACCAACTGGGTCATCGGTCACACCGCCCGCTTCAAGGCCGCGGTCACCATGCGCAGCGTCGCCAATGAGTACAGCTTCTTTGGCACGAGTGACATCGGCTACCACGACCTGTACGACTTCAAGGTGCCGCCCTGGGAGAACCCCGAGGCGTACCTTAAGATGTCCCCGCTCCACTACGCCGGACGCATTCGCACGCCGACGCTCGTCATCCACTCCGAAATGGACCTGCGCTGTCCCATCGAGCAGGCGGAACAGCTTTACGTGGCCCTCAAAGCGCAGCGAGTGCCGGTGGAGTTCGTGCGCTTTGCCGGCGAAAGCCACGGGCTCAGCCGGGGCGGGAAGCCGTGGCACCGGGTTTTCCGCCTGGACCGGATCCTGGACTGGTTCGAACGCTACCTGAAGGGTCCAGAACCTACCCAGGCGTAG
- a CDS encoding phosphoadenylyl-sulfate reductase, producing the protein MPSRSLPTLAELPDVAGRFEEAEPEAVLRWALETYSPRICLACSFGAEDMALLHMGSRLLPGLDVFYLDTGLLFPETYRLIEQVSASYPVCIIRVTPELSVKQQARLYGDTLWARDPDRCCALRKVEPLRRFLSGYDAWVTGIRRQQSPTRRHTRPVEWDGRMGLVKVNPLFRWSRDDVWQYIRANGVPYNPLHDRGYPSIGCWPCTTPVKEGEDERAGRWRGFGKTECGLHGS; encoded by the coding sequence ATGCCATCCCGTTCGCTTCCGACCCTCGCCGAACTTCCCGACGTGGCGGGCCGTTTCGAGGAGGCAGAGCCCGAGGCCGTCCTGCGGTGGGCCCTGGAAACCTACTCGCCCCGCATCTGCCTGGCGTGCAGCTTCGGCGCGGAGGACATGGCGCTGCTGCACATGGGGTCCCGCCTCCTCCCGGGGCTGGACGTCTTTTACCTGGACACCGGGCTCCTGTTCCCCGAGACCTACCGGCTCATCGAACAGGTGTCGGCCTCGTACCCCGTTTGCATCATCCGGGTGACGCCCGAGTTGAGCGTCAAACAGCAGGCGCGCCTTTACGGGGACACCCTTTGGGCACGCGACCCCGACCGCTGCTGCGCTTTGCGCAAGGTCGAACCCCTGCGCCGGTTCCTTTCAGGCTACGACGCCTGGGTGACCGGCATTCGCCGCCAGCAGTCGCCGACCCGCCGCCACACCCGCCCGGTGGAGTGGGACGGGCGCATGGGCCTCGTGAAGGTCAACCCGCTTTTCCGCTGGAGCCGGGACGACGTGTGGCAGTACATCCGCGCCAACGGCGTGCCCTACAACCCGCTGCACGACCGGGGCTACCCCAGCATCGGCTGCTGGCCGTGCACCACGCCCGTGAAGGAGGGCGAGGACGAGCGGGCGGGGCGGTGGCGCGGGTTTGGCAAGACCGAGTGCGGGCTGCACGGGAGCTGA
- a CDS encoding BMP family ABC transporter substrate-binding protein translates to MKGLLRAFGLVGLAVVLAATPAVAAKLKVGQVTDVGGIDDKSFNATAWKGVQDAVAKLGVEGRYLESQQQTDYAKNIQEFVSQKYDLIVTVGFLLGDATKEFAQRYPDQKFAIVDFAYEPPLPNVLGLTFATDEAAFLAGYLAAGMTKTGKVATFGGIAIPPVTIFMEGMEAGVKYYNQVKGTRVQLLGWNSKTQKGVFAGNFESTDDGRRIAETFFDEGADIVMPVAGPVGLGSAAAAKERGKLIIGVDTDWYVSAPEFRGTYLTSVMKNMDVAVFDAIKAVKDGTFKGGTYLGTLKNGGVGIAPYHDLDSKVPASLKAEIEQVREKIIKGEINIREILAR, encoded by the coding sequence GTGAAGGGGCTTTTGCGCGCGTTCGGGCTGGTCGGGCTGGCTGTGGTGCTGGCCGCAACGCCGGCCGTAGCGGCCAAGCTCAAGGTCGGGCAGGTTACCGACGTCGGGGGGATCGACGACAAGAGCTTCAACGCCACGGCGTGGAAGGGCGTTCAGGACGCCGTCGCGAAGCTGGGCGTCGAGGGCCGGTACCTCGAGTCCCAGCAGCAGACCGATTACGCCAAGAACATTCAGGAGTTCGTCTCGCAGAAGTACGACCTGATTGTGACGGTTGGCTTCCTGCTCGGGGATGCCACCAAGGAGTTCGCCCAGCGGTATCCCGATCAGAAGTTTGCCATCGTGGACTTCGCCTATGAGCCGCCCCTGCCCAACGTGTTGGGCCTGACCTTCGCCACGGACGAGGCCGCCTTCCTGGCAGGGTACCTGGCGGCCGGCATGACCAAGACCGGCAAGGTCGCCACCTTCGGCGGCATCGCTATCCCGCCGGTGACCATCTTCATGGAGGGCATGGAGGCTGGCGTCAAGTACTACAACCAGGTGAAGGGGACCAGGGTGCAGCTCCTCGGCTGGAACTCCAAGACCCAGAAGGGCGTCTTCGCCGGAAACTTCGAGAGCACCGACGATGGCCGGCGCATCGCCGAGACGTTCTTCGACGAGGGCGCTGACATCGTCATGCCGGTGGCAGGCCCGGTGGGGCTCGGATCGGCAGCGGCAGCCAAGGAGCGCGGCAAGCTCATCATCGGCGTGGACACCGACTGGTACGTAAGCGCTCCGGAGTTCCGTGGCACCTACCTCACCAGCGTGATGAAGAACATGGACGTGGCCGTCTTTGACGCGATCAAGGCGGTGAAGGACGGGACGTTCAAGGGCGGCACCTACCTCGGGACGCTGAAGAACGGGGGCGTGGGCATTGCACCGTACCACGACCTCGACAGCAAGGTGCCGGCCTCGCTCAAGGCCGAGATCGAGCAGGTGCGCGAGAAGATCATCAAGGGCGAGATCAACATCCGCGAGATCCTGGCCAGGTAA
- a CDS encoding plastocyanin/azurin family copper-binding protein: protein MNKRAKTVVLVVAAAFVAAAVSGVVMAASTPERIQLAMSDFAFNPNQLALQAGKVYEITLVNRGTAEHELMIGRGSRMAGDEQGGEMHGYAENFFEGIEVTVEFEGGMVETGELDEVEVEPGGEVKITFTVPAGKQGSWEMACFVPGHYELGMHGSLTVR, encoded by the coding sequence GTGAACAAGAGGGCGAAGACGGTGGTCCTGGTGGTGGCGGCCGCCTTCGTGGCGGCGGCCGTGTCAGGGGTGGTAATGGCTGCCAGCACGCCCGAACGCATCCAGTTGGCGATGAGTGACTTTGCCTTCAACCCCAACCAGCTGGCGCTTCAGGCGGGGAAGGTGTACGAGATCACGCTGGTCAACCGCGGCACCGCCGAACACGAACTCATGATCGGCCGCGGCAGCCGGATGGCAGGCGACGAACAAGGCGGCGAGATGCACGGGTACGCGGAGAACTTCTTCGAGGGCATTGAGGTGACCGTGGAGTTCGAGGGTGGTATGGTGGAGACCGGGGAACTGGACGAGGTGGAGGTGGAGCCCGGCGGCGAAGTGAAGATTACCTTCACCGTCCCCGCCGGCAAGCAGGGTTCCTGGGAGATGGCGTGCTTCGTGCCGGGGCATTACGAGCTCGGCATGCACGGGTCGCTCACGGTGCGCTAG